One Chromatiaceae bacterium DNA segment encodes these proteins:
- a CDS encoding GatB/YqeY domain-containing protein encodes MLKQRLVEDMKTAMKAGEKRRLGIIRLINAAIKQREVDERIELDDTQVLAVLDKMLKQRRDSITQYEAAKREDLAEQERYEIGVCQEYLPTALSDDEIAALIEAAVAAAGALSQKDMGKVMALLKPQVQGRADVGAVSALVKQRLGS; translated from the coding sequence ATGCTCAAGCAGCGCCTCGTCGAGGACATGAAGACCGCCATGAAGGCGGGCGAAAAGCGTCGGCTGGGCATCATTCGGCTCATCAACGCCGCTATCAAGCAGCGCGAGGTGGACGAGCGCATCGAACTGGACGACACCCAGGTGCTCGCGGTGCTGGACAAGATGCTCAAGCAGCGCCGCGACTCCATTACCCAATACGAGGCGGCCAAGCGCGAGGATCTGGCGGAACAAGAGCGCTACGAGATTGGCGTCTGCCAGGAATACCTGCCAACCGCCCTGAGCGATGACGAAATCGCCGCCCTGATCGAGGCGGCCGTCGCCGCGGCGGGGGCCCTCTCCCAAAAGGACATGGGCAAGGTCATGGCCCTCCTCAAGCCCCAGGTCCAGGGCCGGGCCGACGTCGGCGCCGTCAGCGCCCTGGTCAAGCAGCGCCTGGGCTCCTGA
- the rpsU gene encoding 30S ribosomal protein S21, whose amino-acid sequence MPSVRVKENEPFEVAMRRFKRSCEKAGVLAEVRRREFYEKPTSERKRRKAAAVKRHHKKLQRETRRWERTF is encoded by the coding sequence ATGCCCAGCGTCCGCGTTAAGGAAAATGAACCCTTTGAAGTTGCCATGCGCCGCTTCAAGCGCTCCTGCGAGAAGGCCGGCGTCCTGGCCGAGGTCCGCCGTCGCGAGTTTTACGAGAAGCCCACCTCCGAGCGCAAGCGTCGCAAGGCCGCCGCGGTCAAACGTCACCACAAGAAACTGCAGCGCGAAACCCGCCGCTGGGAACGCACCTTCTAA
- the tsaD gene encoding tRNA (adenosine(37)-N6)-threonylcarbamoyltransferase complex transferase subunit TsaD, whose product MRVLGIETSCDETGIAVYEGGRGMLAHAVYSQIEIHARYGGVVPELASRDHVRKTLPMIRQVLDEAGLAKRDIHGVAFTAGPGLIGALMVGAALGRSLAWAWGVPAIGVHHMEGHLLAPLLEEPAPEFPFVALLVSGGHTQLVAVAGIGRYQLLGESLDDAAGEAFDKTAKILGLPYPGGPALAALAEQGDPGRYRFPRPMTDRPGLDFSFSGLKTFALNTWREEQAARPDREQTRADIARAFEEAVVDTLAVKCRRAVRQTGFPRLVLAGGVSANRRLRATMDGALVKEGARAFYPRPAFCTDNGAMIAFAGWHRLQAGQSEPLSFAPRARWDMAGLAPL is encoded by the coding sequence ATGCGGGTATTAGGCATCGAAACCTCCTGCGACGAGACCGGGATCGCCGTTTACGAAGGCGGGCGCGGCATGCTGGCCCATGCTGTTTATAGCCAGATCGAGATCCACGCCCGTTATGGCGGGGTGGTGCCGGAATTGGCCTCCCGTGATCATGTGCGCAAGACCCTGCCCATGATCCGGCAGGTGCTGGACGAGGCGGGCCTGGCCAAGCGGGATATCCACGGGGTGGCCTTTACCGCCGGTCCGGGCTTGATCGGGGCCCTGATGGTGGGGGCAGCCCTGGGCCGGAGCCTGGCCTGGGCCTGGGGCGTGCCGGCGATTGGGGTGCATCACATGGAGGGCCATCTGCTCGCCCCCTTGCTGGAGGAACCCGCGCCGGAATTTCCCTTCGTGGCCCTGCTGGTCTCCGGTGGTCACACCCAGTTGGTGGCGGTGGCGGGCATTGGCCGCTACCAACTGCTGGGCGAGTCCCTGGATGATGCCGCCGGCGAGGCCTTCGACAAGACCGCCAAGATCCTCGGTTTGCCTTACCCCGGGGGCCCGGCCCTGGCGGCGCTGGCGGAGCAGGGCGATCCGGGGCGTTACCGCTTTCCCCGGCCCATGACCGACCGGCCCGGCCTGGATTTTAGCTTTAGCGGGCTCAAGACTTTCGCCCTCAATACCTGGCGTGAAGAACAGGCGGCGCGCCCCGACCGGGAGCAGACCCGGGCCGATATCGCCCGCGCCTTTGAGGAGGCGGTCGTGGACACCCTGGCGGTCAAGTGCCGGCGGGCGGTGCGTCAGACCGGCTTCCCGCGCCTGGTCCTGGCCGGTGGCGTCAGTGCCAACCGGCGGCTACGCGCCACCATGGATGGGGCCCTAGTCAAGGAGGGCGCGCGGGCCTTCTATCCCCGCCCCGCCTTTTGTACGGACAATGGGGCCATGATCGCCTTCGCGGGCTGGCATCGGCTCCAGGCGGGGCAAAGCGAGCCCCTATCCTTCGCCCCGCGGGCGCGTTGGGATATGGCGGGACTGGCCCCGCTGTGA
- the plsY gene encoding glycerol-3-phosphate 1-O-acyltransferase PlsY, protein MITAALLILAAYLLGSISSAIIVCHLMDLPDPRTQGSNNPGATNVLRIGGKKAAAITLLGDSLKGLIPLLVGHALGLGTAALAAVGLAAFLGHLFPVFFGFRGGKGVATALGVQFGLYWPLGLAVASLWLFVAKVLKISSLSALISMALAPFILWVLWDDPWLIAMQILISLILFWRHKSNIQNMLSGAEGRIGAEENGSD, encoded by the coding sequence ATGATCACCGCCGCCCTCCTGATCCTCGCCGCCTACCTGCTGGGCTCGATCTCCAGCGCCATCATCGTCTGCCATCTGATGGACTTGCCGGACCCGCGCACCCAGGGCTCGAACAACCCCGGTGCCACCAATGTGCTGCGGATTGGTGGCAAGAAGGCGGCCGCCATCACCCTGCTGGGCGACAGCCTCAAGGGCCTGATCCCCCTCCTGGTGGGCCATGCCCTGGGGCTAGGCACCGCCGCGCTGGCCGCGGTGGGGCTCGCGGCCTTCCTCGGCCACCTCTTCCCCGTCTTTTTCGGTTTCCGCGGCGGCAAGGGCGTGGCCACCGCCCTCGGCGTCCAGTTTGGGCTCTACTGGCCGCTCGGCCTCGCCGTGGCATCCCTCTGGCTGTTCGTCGCCAAGGTGTTGAAGATCTCCTCCCTTTCCGCCCTCATCTCCATGGCGCTCGCCCCCTTCATCCTCTGGGTGCTCTGGGACGACCCCTGGCTCATCGCCATGCAGATCCTGATCAGCCTGATCCTCTTCTGGCGTCATAAAAGCAACATCCAGAATATGCTCTCGGGGGCCGAGGGCCGGATCGGCGCCGAAGAGAATGGCTCGGACTAA
- a CDS encoding NAD(P)H-hydrate dehydratase, giving the protein MSRPLPPSDSLPYALYTAAQVRALDQAAIASGMPGGALMARAGEAAYRLLRARWPEARRITLLCGAGNNGGDGYVLARLARADGLDVTLFQLGDVSRLGADAEGMLETWLGMGGRLEAFQELPRRSDVIVDALLGIGLERPVEGEWARAVRAVNAQRTPVLAIDIPTGLHADTGRVLGTAIRAAATLSFIGLKQGLFTGAGPDCCGDIYFDGLGVPAAIFAREILAARRLDWAKVSDQVAPRRRDAHKGDFGHVLVVGGAPGFSGAARLAGEGALRAGAGLVSVATHPAHAAYLNVGRPELMVRGMVDPRELSPLLERASAVAIGPGLGREPWGVGLIERVLAAGKPLVMDADALNWLAEARLRRDDWVLTPHPGEAAWLLGCSAAEVQADRFSALRHLQDLYGGTIVLKGAGTLVLGPSPRPPGVCSQGNPGMASGGSGDVLTGMIAALLGRGLDPENAAEAAVCLHAAAGDRAAAEGEQGLLATDLIEAIRPTLNAAVTRP; this is encoded by the coding sequence ATGTCACGCCCCCTGCCGCCCAGCGACTCCCTGCCCTATGCCCTCTACACCGCCGCGCAGGTCCGGGCCCTGGACCAGGCGGCCATTGCCAGCGGTATGCCCGGTGGGGCCTTGATGGCCCGGGCGGGGGAGGCGGCCTATCGACTGCTTCGCGCCAGATGGCCAGAGGCGCGCCGGATCACCCTCCTGTGCGGAGCGGGCAATAATGGCGGCGATGGCTATGTGCTGGCGCGTCTCGCCCGCGCGGATGGCCTGGATGTGACTCTGTTCCAATTAGGCGATGTTAGCCGATTAGGGGCGGATGCCGAGGGGATGCTGGAGACCTGGCTCGGCATGGGTGGCAGGCTGGAGGCCTTTCAGGAGCTGCCCAGGCGCTCGGATGTCATTGTGGACGCCCTCCTCGGCATTGGCCTTGAGCGCCCGGTCGAGGGTGAGTGGGCGCGGGCGGTGCGGGCGGTTAACGCCCAGCGCACCCCGGTCCTAGCCATCGATATCCCCACCGGGTTGCACGCCGATACCGGCCGGGTGCTGGGCACGGCCATCCGGGCCGCGGCCACCCTGTCCTTCATCGGTCTCAAGCAGGGGCTCTTTACGGGGGCCGGTCCCGATTGTTGCGGAGACATCTATTTCGATGGCCTGGGGGTGCCGGCGGCCATCTTCGCGCGCGAGATCCTTGCCGCGCGGCGCCTGGATTGGGCCAAGGTGTCCGACCAGGTTGCACCCCGGCGCCGCGACGCCCACAAAGGCGATTTCGGCCATGTGCTGGTGGTGGGGGGCGCCCCGGGTTTCAGTGGCGCGGCGCGGCTGGCGGGGGAGGGGGCCCTGCGGGCTGGCGCGGGGCTGGTCTCGGTGGCGACCCATCCGGCTCACGCCGCCTATCTCAATGTGGGCCGTCCGGAACTCATGGTCCGGGGTATGGTTGACCCGCGGGAGCTGTCACCCTTGCTGGAGCGGGCCAGCGCGGTGGCCATTGGCCCTGGCCTCGGTCGGGAACCCTGGGGTGTCGGTCTTATCGAGCGGGTGCTGGCGGCGGGCAAGCCCCTGGTGATGGATGCGGATGCCTTGAACTGGCTGGCCGAGGCGCGGCTGCGTCGTGATGATTGGGTGCTGACGCCACACCCCGGCGAGGCGGCATGGCTGCTGGGCTGTAGCGCCGCCGAGGTCCAGGCGGATCGCTTCTCCGCCCTCCGTCACCTGCAAGACCTTTATGGGGGGACCATCGTCCTCAAGGGCGCGGGGACCCTGGTGCTGGGTCCCTCCCCGCGTCCCCCGGGCGTCTGTTCCCAGGGCAATCCCGGCATGGCCTCCGGGGGGAGCGGGGATGTGCTGACGGGCATGATTGCCGCCTTGCTGGGGCGGGGTCTCGATCCCGAGAATGCGGCGGAGGCGGCGGTCTGCCTGCACGCGGCGGCGGGCGACAGGGCGGCGGCCGAGGGCGAGCAAGGGCTGCTGGCGACGGACCTGATCGAGGCTATACGCCCCACCCTTAATGCTGCGGTGACCCGGCCATGA
- the tsaE gene encoding tRNA (adenosine(37)-N6)-threonylcarbamoyltransferase complex ATPase subunit type 1 TsaE yields the protein MKLAIQGEASQEALGGKLAPLLRPPLIVYLEGDLGTGKTTLTRGILRGLGHGGAVRSPTYTLLEPYDLGPLRLYHLDLYRLGDPEELEYLGFRDLLDRDSLLFVEWPQRGSGALPPPDLEIRLDYQGPGRTLDLIPRSPAGEELIRALAASPGLEGEAITLTT from the coding sequence ATGAAGCTCGCCATCCAGGGCGAGGCGTCCCAAGAGGCCTTGGGTGGGAAGCTGGCCCCCCTGTTGCGCCCCCCTCTGATTGTCTATCTGGAAGGGGACCTGGGCACGGGCAAGACCACCCTCACCCGCGGCATCCTGCGCGGGCTGGGTCATGGTGGCGCGGTGCGCAGCCCGACCTACACCCTGCTGGAGCCCTACGATCTGGGCCCCCTGCGCCTGTACCACCTGGACCTCTATCGGCTGGGCGACCCGGAAGAACTGGAGTACCTGGGTTTTCGCGATCTCCTGGATCGGGATAGCCTCCTCTTCGTCGAATGGCCGCAAAGGGGTAGCGGCGCCCTGCCACCGCCAGACCTGGAAATCCGGCTGGACTATCAGGGTCCTGGCCGGACCCTGGACCTGATTCCTCGTAGCCCGGCGGGCGAGGAACTGATCAGGGCCTTGGCGGCATCTCCTGGATTAGAGGGTGAGGCCATTACCCTAACAACCTAA
- a CDS encoding N-acetylmuramoyl-L-alanine amidase, whose product MSRLIAIFLLLLPLSALTAPVEIQGARLWIAPDQTQLVIDADRAFEHKIFPVSAPDRLIIDIPEGRVTGKLPLAEPEDRLVKGVRSGVLENGQLRIVIDLKQGVRAKSFVLEPNERYGHRLVVDMAPKASALPAPGASGATAVKPAGHGRRDLIIAIDPGHGGEDPGAIGVNGTLEKEITLAIARKLANLINRETGMRAQLVRDGDYYLGLYKRIELGRQYGADLFISIHADANQQDQAAAGSSVFVLSKDGATSKQAKWLAEKENGADRIGGVNAMDKAPELSKILWEMAQSGTMEFSNLAAQAVLSNLSQVGFVHHGKVQKAGFAVLKAPDIPSMLVETAFITNPEEEKRLNSPDYQAKLAGAIMEGVREYFANHPPPGTRWASKGSGRQHVIGKGDTLGQIAKQYAVSVSSLRSLNRLEDGSLRVGQVLIIPES is encoded by the coding sequence ATGTCGAGACTGATTGCCATTTTCCTGCTCCTGTTGCCCTTGTCCGCTCTGACCGCTCCCGTGGAGATTCAGGGGGCGCGGCTCTGGATCGCGCCTGACCAGACTCAGTTAGTCATCGACGCGGACCGCGCCTTTGAGCACAAGATATTCCCGGTCTCGGCTCCGGACCGGCTCATCATCGATATCCCCGAGGGCCGGGTGACCGGCAAGCTCCCCCTGGCGGAGCCCGAGGACCGGCTGGTCAAGGGGGTGCGCAGTGGCGTGCTCGAAAATGGCCAACTGCGGATCGTCATCGATCTCAAGCAGGGGGTGCGTGCCAAGAGCTTTGTCCTGGAACCCAACGAGCGCTATGGGCATCGGCTGGTGGTGGACATGGCGCCCAAGGCCAGTGCGCTTCCGGCGCCGGGGGCCTCGGGGGCAACCGCCGTCAAGCCCGCTGGCCATGGGCGGCGCGATCTCATTATCGCCATTGACCCGGGGCATGGTGGCGAGGACCCCGGGGCCATAGGGGTCAATGGCACCCTTGAAAAGGAGATCACCCTCGCCATTGCCCGTAAGCTGGCGAACCTGATCAATCGGGAGACGGGGATGCGCGCCCAGTTGGTGCGCGACGGGGATTACTACCTGGGCCTTTACAAGCGCATCGAACTGGGGCGCCAATACGGCGCCGATCTCTTCATCTCCATCCATGCCGATGCCAATCAACAGGATCAGGCGGCGGCGGGCTCCTCGGTTTTTGTCCTCTCCAAGGACGGTGCCACCAGTAAGCAGGCCAAGTGGCTCGCTGAAAAGGAGAATGGCGCGGACCGCATCGGTGGCGTCAATGCGATGGACAAGGCCCCGGAATTGTCCAAAATCCTCTGGGAGATGGCCCAGAGCGGGACCATGGAATTTAGTAACCTGGCAGCCCAGGCGGTGCTGTCCAATCTCAGTCAGGTCGGTTTCGTGCATCACGGCAAGGTGCAAAAGGCGGGGTTTGCCGTGCTCAAGGCCCCGGACATCCCGTCGATGCTGGTGGAAACGGCTTTTATCACGAATCCGGAAGAGGAAAAGCGGCTGAACAGCCCAGATTACCAGGCCAAGCTGGCGGGCGCTATAATGGAAGGGGTTAGGGAGTATTTCGCCAATCATCCACCCCCGGGCACCCGCTGGGCCAGCAAGGGTAGCGGTCGCCAGCATGTGATTGGCAAGGGCGACACTCTGGGCCAGATTGCCAAGCAATATGCGGTGAGCGTTTCCTCGCTGCGGAGCCTGAATCGGCTGGAGGATGGCAGTCTGCGTGTCGGCCAGGTGCTGATCATCCCGGAGAGTTGA
- a CDS encoding inositol monophosphatase, with the protein MQPTLTIAIRAARAAGRILMRYLDRVDQLHIQAKSQNDFVTEVDRAAEDAIIHELRSKYPDHAILAEESGAHGKSDFQWVIDPLDGTTNYLHGFPQFSISIALRHRGRLECGIVYDPLREEMFTAERGGGAQMNDRRIRVANRLGLEGALIGTGFPFRDQRQLDTYLAMFRTMILNTAGLRRPGSAALDLAYVACGRTDGFWELGLAEWDMAAGALLINEAGGTVTDLAGGDRYFQTGNIIGGNLKLHRALREALQPHLSPALSA; encoded by the coding sequence ATGCAACCGACACTCACTATTGCCATCCGCGCGGCCCGCGCCGCGGGGCGCATCCTGATGCGCTACCTCGACCGCGTGGACCAACTCCATATCCAGGCCAAGAGCCAGAATGACTTCGTCACCGAGGTTGATCGGGCCGCCGAGGACGCCATCATCCACGAATTGCGGTCGAAATACCCGGACCACGCCATCCTGGCCGAGGAAAGTGGCGCCCACGGCAAGAGCGACTTCCAGTGGGTTATCGATCCCCTCGACGGTACCACCAATTATCTGCATGGTTTTCCGCAATTTAGCATCTCCATCGCCCTGCGCCATCGGGGACGCCTGGAATGCGGGATCGTTTACGACCCCCTGCGCGAGGAGATGTTCACGGCCGAGCGGGGGGGTGGCGCCCAGATGAACGACCGCCGCATCCGGGTCGCCAACCGCCTGGGCCTGGAAGGCGCCCTGATTGGCACCGGCTTTCCCTTCCGTGATCAGCGCCAACTGGATACCTATCTGGCCATGTTCCGCACCATGATCCTGAACACCGCCGGCCTGAGACGCCCCGGCTCGGCGGCCCTGGATCTGGCCTACGTCGCCTGTGGGCGCACCGATGGCTTCTGGGAACTGGGTCTGGCGGAATGGGACATGGCCGCGGGCGCCCTGCTGATCAACGAGGCGGGTGGCACCGTCACGGATCTGGCCGGCGGTGACCGCTATTTTCAGACCGGCAACATCATCGGTGGGAATCTCAAGTTGCACCGGGCCCTGCGGGAGGCCCTGCAACCGCATCTGAGCCCCGCCCTCTCAGCTTGA
- a CDS encoding RNA methyltransferase — MVMKMDSPPLLDRIRFVLVETTHTGNLGATARAMKTMGLSQLHLVRPKTPPDAEALARAAGADDLLARAGIHASLADAIAGCRLVIGSSARLRAVEWPLLEPPECARRLLGEAQDGPVALVLGRERSGLTNEELALCHFLVHIPTNPDFSSLNLGAAAQVFAYEIRQRYREGRGETLPREDRDLATAEALEGFHVHLSQTLVEIGFADPEQSAKLSRRLRRLFHRARPDWTEINILRGILSAAQGRKDPERFRRQPRDGGTAG; from the coding sequence ATGGTTATGAAGATGGACAGCCCACCCCTCCTGGATCGCATTCGTTTCGTGCTGGTCGAGACCACCCACACCGGCAACCTGGGCGCCACCGCCCGGGCCATGAAGACCATGGGCCTGAGTCAGCTCCACCTGGTGCGCCCCAAGACCCCACCCGACGCCGAGGCCCTGGCCCGTGCCGCCGGCGCCGATGACCTCCTGGCGCGGGCCGGTATCCACGCCAGCCTGGCGGATGCTATCGCCGGCTGCCGGCTGGTGATTGGCTCCAGCGCCCGGTTGCGCGCGGTGGAATGGCCCCTGCTCGAACCGCCCGAGTGCGCCCGCCGTTTGCTGGGGGAGGCCCAGGATGGCCCGGTGGCCCTGGTCCTGGGCCGGGAGCGTTCCGGACTCACCAACGAGGAACTGGCCCTCTGCCACTTCCTGGTGCATATTCCGACCAACCCCGATTTCAGCTCCCTCAATCTGGGCGCGGCGGCCCAGGTCTTTGCCTATGAAATCCGCCAGCGGTATCGCGAGGGGCGGGGCGAGACCCTGCCGCGGGAGGATCGTGACCTGGCCACGGCGGAAGCCCTGGAGGGTTTCCACGTTCATCTGTCGCAAACCCTGGTGGAGATCGGCTTCGCTGATCCCGAGCAGTCGGCTAAGCTGAGCCGCCGGCTGCGGCGCCTCTTCCATCGCGCCCGCCCGGACTGGACCGAGATCAACATCCTGCGTGGTATCCTGAGCGCGGCTCAGGGTCGCAAGGATCCCGAGCGCTTCCGCCGCCAGCCCAGGGATGGCGGCACCGCCGGTTGA
- the cysE gene encoding serine O-acetyltransferase — protein MFARLREDIVCILDRDPAARNAFEILTTYPGLHAVMAHRLTHRLWRANFKWLARIIANVARLFTGVEIHPGAHIGRRLFIDHGMGVVIGETAVIGDDCTLYHGVTLGGTSWEKGKRHPTLGNDVVVGAGAKVLGPIEIGEGARIGSNAVVNKSVKPGGTVVGVPGRLVERPTSAEAERRANTAKRIGFDAYGATRDTPDPVAHAVNCMLDHIHLMDKRLEAMAAALERQGITDHFSRLPDLDVREIDSTADDGESDRDSRPPESTPGS, from the coding sequence GTGTTTGCACGGCTCAGAGAGGACATCGTTTGTATCCTCGACCGCGATCCCGCTGCCCGCAATGCCTTCGAGATCCTGACCACCTATCCCGGCCTCCATGCCGTGATGGCTCATCGCCTCACCCATCGGTTGTGGCGTGCCAACTTCAAGTGGCTGGCGCGCATTATCGCCAATGTGGCGCGGCTCTTTACCGGGGTCGAGATCCATCCGGGCGCCCATATCGGCCGGCGCCTCTTCATCGATCACGGCATGGGGGTGGTGATTGGCGAGACGGCAGTCATTGGCGATGACTGCACCCTCTATCATGGCGTTACCCTGGGTGGCACCAGTTGGGAAAAGGGCAAGCGTCATCCCACCCTGGGCAATGACGTGGTGGTTGGCGCGGGCGCCAAGGTGCTGGGCCCCATCGAGATTGGCGAGGGCGCCCGCATCGGTTCCAACGCCGTGGTGAATAAATCGGTCAAGCCTGGCGGCACGGTGGTGGGAGTTCCTGGCCGCCTCGTTGAACGGCCCACCAGCGCGGAGGCAGAGCGCCGCGCCAACACTGCCAAGCGGATCGGCTTTGATGCCTATGGCGCCACCCGCGACACCCCGGACCCGGTAGCCCATGCCGTGAATTGCATGCTTGATCACATCCACCTTATGGACAAGCGACTAGAGGCCATGGCCGCCGCCCTGGAACGCCAGGGTATTACGGACCACTTTAGCCGCTTACCCGACCTGGATGTCCGCGAGATTGATTCCACCGCCGATGACGGCGAGTCGGACAGGGACTCCCGGCCTCCCGAGTCAACACCGGGTTCCTAG
- a CDS encoding Rrf2 family transcriptional regulator, which produces MRLTTKGRYAVTAMMDLAIHAGEKPTILADIARRQGISLSYLEQLFAPLRKQALVVSTRGPGGGYKLARNPATIFVGEVIAAVDEQLDATRCGGEGDCQSRGVCLTHSLWQDLSDHIRGYLQGVSLQDLVDRKQVQKMIERRRGTATTLERRVLPPVRGGVSRMAAGI; this is translated from the coding sequence GTGAGACTGACTACCAAGGGACGATACGCGGTGACCGCCATGATGGATCTGGCGATCCATGCGGGAGAAAAACCGACTATTCTTGCGGACATAGCGCGCCGCCAGGGCATATCCCTGTCCTATCTTGAGCAACTTTTTGCGCCCTTGCGCAAGCAGGCCCTGGTGGTCAGCACGCGAGGGCCGGGCGGGGGCTACAAGCTGGCGCGTAATCCTGCCACCATCTTTGTCGGTGAGGTCATCGCGGCGGTGGACGAGCAGTTGGACGCCACCCGCTGTGGTGGGGAAGGGGACTGCCAGTCCAGGGGTGTTTGTTTGACCCACTCCCTTTGGCAGGATCTGAGCGACCATATTCGGGGTTACCTGCAGGGGGTCAGTCTCCAGGACCTGGTCGATCGCAAACAGGTACAAAAAATGATCGAGCGTCGGCGTGGCACCGCCACGACCTTGGAGCGGCGGGTCCTCCCCCCCGTCCGTGGCGGAGTCTCGCGAATGGCCGCGGGCATTTAA
- a CDS encoding IscS subfamily cysteine desulfurase: MKLPIYMDYSATSPVDPRVAEKMCACLTMDGNFGNAASRSHAFGWAAEDAIDQARREVAALVNADPKEIVWTSGATESDNLAIKGAATFYQKRGRHIVTCKTEHKAVLDTCRQLEREGFEVTYLDPEPNGLIDLAKLEDALRGDTILVSLMHVNNEIGVIQDIQAIGEMTRDRNILFHVDAAQSTGRVPIDLETTKVDLMSFSAHKTYGPKGIGALYVRRKPRVRLEAQMHGGGHERGMRSGTLATHQIVGMGEAFRLARLEMATENERVLGLRHRLWDGVRDLEQVYLNGDEECRVAGNLNVSFAYVEGESLIMALKDLAVSSGSACTSASLEPSYVLRALGREDELAHSSIRFSLGRFSTQEEVDYAITKIRDQVTRLRSLSPLWDMYRDGVDLSSVQWAAH, translated from the coding sequence ATGAAATTACCCATTTACATGGACTATTCGGCCACCAGCCCAGTGGATCCCCGCGTGGCCGAGAAGATGTGCGCTTGCCTGACCATGGACGGCAACTTTGGCAACGCCGCATCGCGATCCCACGCCTTCGGCTGGGCGGCCGAGGATGCCATCGACCAGGCGCGCCGCGAGGTCGCGGCCCTGGTCAACGCCGATCCCAAGGAGATCGTCTGGACTTCCGGGGCGACCGAGTCGGATAACCTGGCCATCAAGGGCGCGGCCACTTTCTACCAAAAACGTGGCCGGCACATCGTTACCTGTAAGACCGAGCATAAGGCGGTCCTGGATACCTGCCGCCAGTTGGAGCGCGAGGGCTTCGAAGTCACCTATCTGGACCCCGAGCCCAATGGTCTCATCGATCTGGCCAAGCTGGAGGACGCCCTGCGGGGTGACACCATCCTGGTCTCCCTGATGCACGTCAATAACGAGATTGGCGTGATCCAGGACATCCAGGCTATTGGCGAGATGACACGTGACCGCAACATCCTCTTCCATGTGGATGCCGCCCAAAGCACCGGTCGGGTGCCTATCGATCTGGAAACCACCAAGGTCGATCTGATGTCTTTCTCCGCCCACAAGACCTACGGCCCTAAGGGCATTGGCGCCCTCTATGTGCGGCGCAAGCCCCGGGTGCGCCTGGAGGCCCAGATGCACGGCGGTGGTCACGAGCGCGGCATGCGCTCCGGTACCCTGGCTACCCATCAGATCGTGGGTATGGGCGAGGCCTTCCGCCTGGCGCGTCTGGAGATGGCCACCGAGAACGAGCGGGTCCTGGGGCTGCGTCATCGCCTCTGGGATGGCGTTCGCGATCTGGAGCAGGTTTACCTCAATGGTGACGAAGAATGTCGGGTAGCCGGTAATTTGAACGTCAGTTTCGCCTATGTCGAGGGTGAATCCCTCATCATGGCCCTCAAGGACCTGGCGGTCTCCTCCGGTTCCGCCTGCACCTCCGCCAGCCTGGAGCCCAGCTATGTGCTGCGCGCCCTGGGCCGTGAGGATGAACTGGCCCACAGCTCCATTCGCTTTTCCTTGGGGCGGTTTTCCACCCAGGAAGAGGTGGACTACGCCATCACCAAGATCCGTGATCAGGTCACCCGCTTGCGGTCGCTCTCGCCCCTGTGGGACATGTACCGGGATGGCGTTGACCTGAGTTCGGTGCAGTGGGCGGCGCATTGA
- the iscU gene encoding Fe-S cluster assembly scaffold IscU, protein MAYSEKVLDHYENPRNVGNLDTTDPSVGTGMVGAPACGDVMRLQIKVNDAGVIEDARFKTYGCGSAIASSSLLTEWVKGKTLAEALEIKNQQIADELALPPVKVHCSVLAEDAIKAAIHDFERKRV, encoded by the coding sequence ATGGCATACAGCGAGAAGGTTCTGGATCACTACGAAAACCCCCGCAACGTGGGCAATCTGGATACGACCGATCCGAGTGTTGGCACCGGCATGGTGGGCGCCCCGGCCTGCGGCGATGTGATGCGCCTGCAGATTAAGGTCAACGACGCCGGGGTTATCGAGGATGCCCGCTTCAAGACCTACGGTTGCGGTTCCGCCATTGCCTCCAGCAGCCTCTTGACCGAGTGGGTCAAGGGTAAGACCCTGGCCGAGGCCCTGGAGATCAAAAACCAGCAGATCGCCGATGAACTGGCCCTGCCGCCGGTCAAGGTTCACTGTTCGGTGCTGGCGGAGGATGCCATCAAGGCCGCGATCCACGATTTCGAGCGGAAGCGGGTCTGA